One segment of Haloplanus natans DSM 17983 DNA contains the following:
- a CDS encoding ribosome assembly factor SBDS, which yields MISLDEAVTARLESHGERFEVLIDPDAALAIKRGEFEGDLEDVIAAEDVFEDASRGDRPAENDLEEVFGTTEPLEIIPEVVKRGEIQITAEQRREMQEQKRKQLINRIARNAVNPQMDDAPHPPERIERALEEAGFRVDPMERVETQVDDALDALRPVIPIRFAEVTVAVQVPADKAGSAQAKIRGFGDLDREEWQADGSWIGVLTFPAGMQNEFYDLVNEVTSGEAETRIVKDEDDLNVR from the coding sequence ACGCCTCGAATCCCACGGCGAGCGGTTCGAGGTACTGATCGACCCCGACGCGGCGCTCGCGATCAAGCGCGGCGAGTTCGAGGGCGACCTAGAGGACGTGATCGCCGCCGAGGACGTGTTCGAGGATGCCTCCCGCGGCGACCGCCCGGCCGAAAACGACTTGGAGGAGGTGTTCGGCACGACCGAGCCACTCGAAATCATCCCCGAAGTCGTCAAGCGCGGCGAGATTCAGATCACGGCCGAGCAGCGCCGCGAAATGCAAGAACAGAAGCGCAAGCAGTTGATCAACCGCATCGCGCGCAACGCGGTCAACCCGCAGATGGACGACGCCCCGCACCCGCCCGAACGTATCGAACGGGCGCTGGAGGAAGCCGGCTTCCGCGTCGATCCGATGGAACGGGTCGAGACGCAGGTCGACGACGCCCTCGACGCCCTCCGACCCGTCATCCCCATCCGCTTCGCGGAGGTGACCGTCGCGGTGCAGGTACCGGCGGACAAAGCCGGGAGCGCACAGGCAAAGATCCGGGGCTTTGGCGACCTGGATCGGGAGGAGTGGCAGGCCGACGGCTCCTGGATCGGCGTGCTCACTTTCCCCGCGGGGATGCAAAACGAGTTCTACGACCTGGTGAACGAGGTGACGAGCGGCGAGGCGGAGACGCGGATCGTCAAAGACGAGGACGACCTGAACGTCAGGTAA
- a CDS encoding FUN14 domain-containing protein, protein MDWLLIGLQLGIDPQQLGLEFGGGAVIGGIIGFAAKKLAKIIAIIVGLELALFKFLESRGILTVDWAGLSAGLLKTGEGAASGGPPGWASTILSTLSVSAGFTGGFLLGFRRG, encoded by the coding sequence ATGGACTGGCTTCTGATCGGGTTACAACTGGGGATCGATCCCCAACAACTGGGGTTGGAGTTCGGGGGTGGGGCCGTCATCGGGGGGATCATCGGCTTCGCCGCGAAGAAATTGGCGAAAATCATCGCGATCATCGTCGGCCTCGAACTCGCGCTGTTCAAATTTCTGGAGTCCCGCGGGATCCTCACCGTCGACTGGGCGGGGCTGTCGGCGGGCCTTCTGAAGACCGGTGAGGGCGCGGCGTCGGGCGGGCCGCCCGGCTGGGCGTCGACCATCCTCTCGACGCTTTCGGTCTCAGCCGGCTTCACCGGCGGCTTCCTGCTGGGTTTCCGGCGGGGATAA
- a CDS encoding plastocyanin/azurin family copper-binding protein has translation MPQEFTLSRRKALAALGTVGAASAGAGLGTSAFFSDEESFQNNRLVAGELDMHAAYSAHYSDWSPEDGAGVTVRMWDGPTGTAGSANDLESGETGLPLDDAWLIAVDDPETFLANTQYAADGTTDCDPGTDAEDLTQPVIDFGDVKPGDFGEVTFDFALCDNPGYVWFVPTLRSAGENGVTEPEADDPDEGDDVELLDAVRTAVWVDDGDDYQDDDETPTFVGSLRQLLSMTTVPGIEFGGDLNAEAGGGTGEQGCFSATTTHSAGFAWWLPVDHGNEVQSDSATLDLSFYTEQCRHNDGAGIDCTLDSCTRAFLLDEPTDLALMDGLQWDGETVADTTTVRVGTGVAYDPFGVAPFGFDPAVTCVEAGTTVRWEWVDQTEVNPAIPETVHHNVIIFEFPDDMDGCDTATVDPATVVNSGHPVGHDSARGVDEPSPFEHTFADPGVYPYYCEPHGAPEAFPNPDETLDDYHHPPGRPELDEPQNLLGMRGTVIVTE, from the coding sequence ATGCCACAGGAGTTCACACTCTCACGACGGAAGGCGCTCGCCGCGCTCGGCACCGTCGGCGCCGCGTCGGCGGGGGCGGGGCTGGGGACGAGTGCCTTCTTCAGCGACGAGGAATCGTTCCAGAACAACCGACTGGTGGCGGGCGAACTGGATATGCACGCCGCCTACTCGGCACACTACTCCGACTGGAGTCCCGAGGACGGCGCCGGCGTCACGGTGCGGATGTGGGACGGCCCCACGGGGACGGCGGGGAGCGCGAACGACCTCGAATCCGGCGAGACGGGCTTGCCGCTAGACGACGCGTGGTTGATCGCCGTCGACGACCCCGAGACGTTCCTCGCCAACACCCAGTACGCGGCCGACGGCACCACCGACTGCGACCCGGGCACCGACGCCGAGGACCTAACACAGCCGGTGATCGATTTCGGCGACGTGAAACCCGGCGATTTCGGGGAGGTCACCTTCGACTTCGCGCTCTGTGACAACCCCGGGTACGTCTGGTTCGTCCCGACGCTCCGCTCGGCGGGCGAGAACGGCGTGACCGAACCGGAGGCCGACGATCCGGACGAGGGCGACGACGTGGAACTCCTCGACGCCGTCCGGACGGCCGTCTGGGTCGACGACGGCGACGACTACCAGGACGACGACGAGACGCCGACTTTCGTCGGGAGCCTGCGACAGCTCCTGTCGATGACCACCGTCCCTGGCATCGAGTTCGGCGGCGACCTGAACGCCGAGGCGGGCGGTGGCACGGGTGAACAGGGCTGTTTCTCGGCCACGACCACTCACTCGGCCGGCTTCGCGTGGTGGCTGCCGGTCGACCACGGCAACGAGGTCCAGAGCGATTCGGCTACGCTCGACCTCTCTTTTTATACGGAGCAGTGCCGTCACAACGACGGCGCGGGCATCGACTGCACGCTCGATTCCTGTACACGGGCGTTCCTGCTGGACGAACCGACCGATCTGGCGCTGATGGACGGCCTCCAGTGGGACGGCGAGACGGTCGCCGACACCACGACGGTGCGAGTCGGTACGGGCGTCGCGTACGACCCGTTCGGCGTCGCGCCGTTCGGGTTCGACCCGGCCGTCACCTGCGTCGAGGCTGGCACGACGGTGCGCTGGGAGTGGGTCGACCAGACCGAGGTGAACCCGGCCATCCCGGAGACGGTGCATCACAACGTCATCATCTTCGAGTTCCCGGACGACATGGACGGCTGTGACACCGCGACCGTCGACCCGGCGACGGTCGTCAACAGCGGCCACCCGGTCGGTCACGACTCGGCGAGGGGCGTCGACGAACCCAGCCCCTTCGAACACACCTTCGCCGACCCGGGCGTCTACCCGTACTACTGCGAGCCACACGGGGCGCCCGAGGCGTTCCCCAATCCCGACGAGACGCTCGACGACTACCACCACCCACCGGGGCGGCCGGAACTCGACGAGCCACAGAACCTGCTCGGAATGCGCGGGACGGTGATCGTCACGGAGTGA